A genome region from Staphylococcus capitis subsp. capitis includes the following:
- a CDS encoding alpha/beta hydrolase: protein MLKMAQIENSKPFKATKYRFNHRVDIREYYGTHTYYVNHQNDPHQLKILYMHGGSWVAGPFKEHYQMMDQLATDYNAEVIAPIYPKVPQSGKRATFDLMTQIYRNLLDSVSSSDQIIIMGDSAGGNIALSYAQYLNEINLPQPGHIITISPVVDATFTNPEIPHYEKVDSMIGKEGLKTFAKIWAESDELDNYKVSPINGDFNNLGHITLSVGTHELLYPDVIKLSRKFKL from the coding sequence ATGCTTAAAATGGCTCAAATCGAAAATAGCAAACCTTTCAAAGCTACAAAATATAGATTTAATCATAGAGTGGATATACGAGAATATTATGGTACACATACGTACTATGTTAATCATCAAAATGATCCACATCAGTTAAAGATTTTATATATGCATGGTGGTTCTTGGGTCGCAGGTCCATTCAAAGAGCATTATCAAATGATGGATCAACTTGCTACTGATTACAACGCAGAAGTTATTGCACCTATATACCCCAAAGTGCCTCAAAGTGGCAAACGTGCAACATTTGATTTAATGACTCAAATTTATCGTAATCTTTTAGATTCTGTGTCTTCATCCGACCAAATTATCATTATGGGAGATTCTGCAGGTGGTAATATCGCGTTAAGCTACGCGCAGTATCTTAATGAAATTAATTTACCTCAACCAGGTCATATTATCACTATATCACCAGTGGTTGATGCCACATTTACAAATCCAGAAATACCTCATTACGAAAAAGTTGATAGTATGATTGGTAAAGAAGGACTTAAAACATTTGCTAAAATATGGGCTGAAAGTGATGAGTTAGACAATTATAAAGTATCTCCAATTAATGGAGACTTTAACAATCTCGGTCACATCACTCTTTCAGTAGGAACACATGAATTACTTTATCCTGACGTAATTAAGTTATCTCGTAAATTTAAACTCTGA
- a CDS encoding PTS transporter subunit IIC, translating to MSAIRNIDGPKDFIFRVLSGVAIGIVAGLVPNAILGEIFKYLIQYQPIFKTLLGVVQAIQFTVPALIGALIAMKFNLTPLAIAVVASASYVGSGAAQFKNGVWIIAGIGDLINTMITAAIAVLFILLIEERVGSMALIIFPTIVGDLSATIGIFTLPYVRLITTGIGNMLNSFTELQPVLMSMLISMVFSFIIISPLSTVAIAMAIGLSGIAAGSASIGIAATEVVLLIGTSQVNRLGIPLSIFFGGVKMMMPNMVKYPVIMVPILITAALSGIASGIIGIGGTKESAGFGFIGMVGPINAFKFMHVDSVWLSLLLIIVTFFVVPFLIAWILDLLLRKVIHLYRNDIFKFMG from the coding sequence ATGTCAGCTATTAGAAATATCGACGGACCAAAGGATTTTATTTTTAGAGTTTTATCAGGGGTAGCAATTGGAATTGTCGCAGGACTCGTTCCAAATGCGATTTTAGGAGAGATTTTTAAATATTTAATACAATATCAGCCTATTTTTAAAACTTTACTAGGAGTCGTGCAAGCCATCCAATTTACTGTACCGGCCCTTATCGGTGCACTTATTGCTATGAAATTTAATTTAACACCATTGGCAATTGCCGTGGTTGCTAGTGCTTCTTATGTTGGAAGCGGTGCAGCTCAATTTAAAAATGGTGTATGGATCATCGCAGGTATAGGGGACCTTATTAATACGATGATTACAGCTGCAATTGCAGTATTATTCATATTATTAATTGAAGAACGTGTAGGAAGTATGGCCCTTATAATCTTTCCGACAATTGTAGGCGACCTATCAGCAACAATAGGTATTTTTACATTACCTTATGTGAGATTAATTACTACAGGTATTGGAAATATGTTGAATAGCTTTACTGAATTACAGCCTGTTCTTATGAGTATGTTGATATCTATGGTATTTAGCTTTATTATTATATCGCCATTATCAACCGTCGCAATTGCAATGGCAATTGGCCTATCAGGTATTGCAGCTGGTTCGGCATCAATAGGTATAGCCGCTACAGAAGTTGTCCTTCTTATTGGTACGAGCCAAGTGAATCGCTTAGGCATTCCTTTATCAATTTTCTTTGGTGGCGTAAAAATGATGATGCCTAATATGGTCAAGTATCCTGTGATTATGGTACCAATACTTATCACAGCAGCATTATCAGGTATCGCATCAGGTATCATTGGTATTGGTGGAACAAAGGAATCAGCGGGCTTCGGATTTATAGGTATGGTAGGACCTATTAACGCTTTTAAATTTATGCATGTTGATTCAGTATGGTTAAGTCTGTTACTGATTATAGTTACGTTTTTTGTAGTGCCGTTTTTAATTGCTTGGATTTTAGATTTATTATTACGGAAAGTAATTCATCTATATCGTAATGATATATTTAAATTTATGGGATAG